The Fluviispira vulneris sequence ACGTCCAACAATATTGCTTTTTTTTGATTTAGAAATGCGGAATGCCATTTTCAAAGGATCTCCTACTTTCCAATTAAGTAATGCTTTTTCTGGTGTTCCATAGTTTGAGCCATATTTTTGATTTCCTGATTCAATTTTCCAGCTGATAACACGATTTCCATTGATTTCATTTGCTCTATTTGCTCTAAACTCTAATTCAACGGGATATTTTATAAGGCTATCTTTGTCTTTATTAAAATTTATAAAGTTATAGACATTGCTCATTTTTGAAAGAAATTCTTTTAAATCTCTATTTAAAATAGATGGATGAAATTCTCTTAAAAATGGATAAAAATCTTTAATAAATAAAGAATATTTTTGATTAAAAACTATAACATCATCTATAAGTGCAAAATGGTAATTTGTTTTAGAATTTTTATATTTCGCAAATGGAAACTTTCCAGCAAGTGTATTATTAAATATTTTAGCAAGTGAATTAAATTCGGTAATACTTTTAATTTTAAATATATCTTCACATTTATGCGATAATTTATTGGAAATATTAAATTTTATATTTGAAAAATATTCAAACTCATCTTTTTTAATATTTTGGAACTTCTTTATAAATTGATAACAGTTGGTGCTATTTGTTTTATCTATAGTATTAAATATAAAATCATTTAAAGATATGAGAGAGCCTTTTCTTGTTTTATCTATCACTTCGAACTTTATTTCCTGCCAAAACTTATTTGTTGAGTTATATGATGTATCTTTGAAAGTTGAGTTAAGGGCAATTTGAATTTGAACAAGTGATTCCATATTTTCAGAATAGAATTTCTCGATCAAATTTTTTTGTTTTTCTAAATAACTTGATAAATCTGCCTCATTTTGTTGTGAAAAATAATATTGTGCAGGCGATGATTCGCCATTCCAATTATCAAAATTATGTTTATTGCTTGTATATAAACCGAGATTATAAAATTTATTCATATTATTTTCTAAGTGGTAATTTATCTTTGTAAAAATAATTGGATATATCAAGCCAGCAACTTTATTTAAGTTATTCTTTTTTATGAGGGCATCGAGAGGTTTTATAGTTTTATATGAATTTAAAATATTTTGATGCAACTCTTCATCACCATTTGCAAGTATATTCAAATTAGAATCTGGAATTTCAGTAAGCAAATTATTTTTATTTGCAAAAATATCCATCTCTATTACATACTTTAATGTATCTCTAAGAATTTGGTTAAATGCTAATGGGTAATTCCGCTCTGCAAAATTATTTATTACAGAATCTAAATTTAAAATCTTAATGTAAGTGTCTTCTAAAAAATGTGTGTTTAAAAATAAACTTTGAGCCTGTTGAGAACGATCAACTTTTTTCTCATCCATTGTTTGCATATTGCGGTATGATTTAGTTAAGTGTGTTAGGTAGAAATTAATATCTTTATTTATATGAACAGTATTATTTGTATCAAATGAAAAAATATTTTGATTAAAAATAGGGCTTTCATATTTTTTCAGAAGTGATTGATACACTTTAAGTTCTGTAGCTAATTTTGCTTTATATGTTTCTTTTTCTTTATCAGAAATTAATCCAGAATTTTTAAAATATGATAAAATTTTATTATGGATATTTTCTGAATTATTTTCTTCTTGAATTTTAATTAATTCATTAGATAAATTTACGTATTCATTAAGTTTTTCATAACTGTTAACAAGATTACTAATTTTTATATTTTTTTCTTGATCGCTTAGAAATAAGAATGAACTGTTTTCATTTGAAAATATTTCAAGAGAATTTTTATTAAAGTTGTCTACCAAATTATCTATATAAGTTTTGCTAAATTGATTTTGTAAAATATTATTAAAGATTTCGTCTAATTTATCTTTAGCTTTTAAAATAAATTCATTATATGAAAATTTCAAATCTACCTTGAAATTTTTATTTTTTAAAATAGAAAAATTTCTTGAAATCTTTGTTTGAGAGAATGTGCATATATCATTTTTTTTCTGATTTTCACTAAGTAATGTATAAATATTAAATAATGATTTTTGAAAAGAGTCAGGATTATTTTTATTTATTTGATTATAAATTAAATTTATTTGTTTTAAATCATTGGTAAGTTTCTCTATATCTAATATTGAAAAATTAGAGTTGTTAAAATGAATTCCTGATTGATTTAGTAATAAAATATTATCAGTTAGTTCATTGAATTTATTTATTAAATTGTTATTTAAAAAAAATGAGAATTGCTTAGAATATTCAGGAATAAGTGGTTCTGGAAATTTTTGCAACCAAGACTTTGGTATGAAAAGATAACTTTCAGACATATCTCCAAATTTAAATGCATTTTCAATTATTTCACATGAATGAGTGAATGCCTTTGTGCTAGATAATTTGTCAATAGAAGAATTAAAAGATTGCATTTTAAGCATGTTAGTTTTTATATTCTTAAAATCTGAAATATAGTGAGTAAGAGACTTTAAGAAAATAGTCAATATAATTCCACTAAAACAAATGGTTATTATAACTCCAGTATAAATTGAATGTTTATAAAATGTAAATTTATTTTTAGAAAGCTTTATATTCTCTAAAGGATATTGAGCAAGTGCTTGCAAAGAATTCTTCAAAGAGTAGTTCTTTTCTCCAGCAAAAAAGAAAATAGCTCTTGAGTTTAATAAAAGTCTAAATTTTTCTAATTTTAATTCAAGGCTTTCAATATGACTTTTATTGATTTGAATTAGTCTTTCCTTAAGTATGCTTGAAATACTTAAATATTTTCTAAGATCAGACTCAGGTAGGTTTAATTGAAGCATTTTAAACTTTTTTTGATCTATAGAAGTTTGGAAGTCATTAAATAAATCTTGGGAGATTTTAAATTTAGAATTTTGTCGCAAATCTGCTGATATTTTGTCAGTATATCCTATTAAATCTGTTCCTTTTTTAGCAAAAAAATTGGGGATTACATCATATAAATCTTCTGAAAAATTGATCGCTGAAAGACTGTAATATGGAATGGGTGCTCTGTATATACCATAAAGTTCTGTACACAGAAAATACTCTTGCAGAACTTGATGATTGCATTCTTCGTATGAATTATTTTCATCTTTAATTGATATTATTCCTTTTAGTTGAAAATAATCCATGTTTTTTCTAAGACGTTTGAATAGGCGGATATATCTTTTTTTAATGTCAGAATTATATTGATTTTTTTCATCTATTAGATTTTTGCATTGAAGAATAATAAAACATTTATTTTCAATAAAAATTGTTGAAAATAGTGATTCATCAGGAAAATTAAAATTTTCATCTTCTGTAAATGACTTTAATAAATTTTCTTTATTCATATTTGAAGATATAATAAAAAAATCTTTTTTCTTTGATTTGCTTTTTATTTGATAAAAATAAAAATAATCTGTAAAATATGTAATTGCTGATTTAAAGTAAAGTGATGAATAATTTCTTTTCTTGTAGAAAATAAATTTTCTTATCGTTATAAATAAAAAGAAAAATATGGTAATAATTAATAGAAAAAATATCATAATATATTTTACCTTGTGTGGAGCATGAATTGGTTTGTTATGAACCAGCATAAATCGCCAGAAAGTAATAACCCAATTGTTAATATTGTTATGAATTTAATATAAAAATATATGGATTCTATTTTCAAATATTTTTCAATCCTTGAATTATATGCAAGAAATGAAGGAGGACTTAATTGAGTATTTTCTGCAAAGAAATCGTCTATTATTTCACTGAGTATCTTAACGTAATTTTGTCTTACATTATTATACGATATCTGTCTGTATTTCCCTTGAAAACCAATTTTTAATGCTGAATAATATAACTTTATCAATTCCTGTTTTTTTTGATGAGGTTGAGCAATAATAATATCTATCTGGTCAAAAATAACATGTCCACCTGAAGTAGAACCAAATATTTTTTCTTCAAGAGGACTGTTTTTCCAGAAAATTGCAAATTCACTTTTTTGATGAATAAGAATATCATCGAATAAGCATACTACTAAATAAATAACTTCTTCAACAATTTGTGTGTCATGAGTTCGTCTATTTGTTTTTAATTCAATCATTTCTTTATTAAAATAATTTACAAGTTCAATTTTAATCTGAGTTGTCTTTTCATCTATTATTTCTGATTTTGAAGTAAAATCATCATCGAATTTTAATAATATTTCACTTAATTTTTTTATTGAATTATCGAAAAAATTAATTAGATTTTGATTATTGTTTGGTTCATATATTTTTTCATTACTCATAATGTTTTCTCTTGGTATATTAATATTTCATCTGGAGCATTATTTTGTATCAAATTATTTGTTTGAAAAATGATGAGTTCATTGTTTGCATGATGGCTTTTAAAATCACACTTGATTAAAAATCCAATATATTTATCTTTTAGAATTTCATCATATGATATTGCTTCAAGATTTCTTTCAAAACCAAGTGAGCGCTTTTCTTTCGATGCTTGGAAGTCTCTGTTTTCACAAATGAGAGCAGTTTTGAACCATTCAATCAATTCCAAGTCATTCATTTTTTTGTTTCTCTTTAAAAGTATAATAATTTCTTTTTTGGAGAACTCTACAGAAATATTTAAACTGTATACTTTTTCATTTTTGTTGAACTTAATTAGAACAAATTTTTCCGAAATTTCAGCTTCCAATATTTTTTCAATTTTTTCAATTAATGGCTTGAAAGTAAGTAATAGATTTTCATGTTGATAATTTATAAAAAAAGGTAAAGAATCTGTAGTTTCGAAAGATAAAACAAATGATAGAATTTTATTGCATTCTAGAAAAAGTTGATTCGGTGATATACCATCGCATTCAATAAGTGGTTCAAGTATGCCAATAGTTTTTTTAAGTGTAGCACATTTATTTAAGCATTGCATATAGCTTAAAGTATTATTAATATTTTGAAATAGTAGTGCTTCCTTTGTAATGAATTCTAGTTTTTTCCTGAGTAAACTATTTAGTGATTTAATTATTTTAATTAGTTGTGAACTATCTTTAAAATGTATGTGTGGTGGTATATACTCAGCGATCTCTACAAAACCATTAATTTTATTTATTTTTGCGATTGGCAAATATGAGCAATTAATTGGAGGATAATCGCTTATTTGTAAAATAGCATTTGGTTCTAAGATTGAAAATGTTTTTTCTTCATCAAAATGATTAATTGTCTCAGGAGTATTTTTTAAAAATCTTGATTCTTTTTCATTGTCATTTTCTAATATACTATTGCCATAGGGGATTGTTATATAAATCATAGCTTCATTTGTTGCGAATTTTTCAAATTCATTAAGTGAAATTATAAGTTCTCTAGTTTGTGTTTTATGATTATAATAATACTCGTATCCATCATTGAATATGCAATCAATTTCTATTATTTTAAATGAATTTGTATATGACCTATTTAATTCATATGTAAGATTAAATATTCCATATTGATTTTTATTGACTTTAATATGCCTAATTCTATTTAAATTTTCTGAACGTTGTAATGCGTAGTTTAGAACTGTTGGAATTAAAATTTCGCCAGATTTCCAAGCGACAAGTTTTGGGGCATTTGCAAAACTTATATTCATTTATCCTCCTTTCTAAAAATTTCCAAGAGAAATTTTAACAATATATTCGATATTACTTTCAGAAATTAATCTTTCATTATTAAAGATGTATCTATATTGTATACCAATAGAAAAATTTAAATATTTCCAAATATTAGACTCTAGATAGAGACTTGGTGAAATGGAATCAAATTGAACTGGTAAATTTGTTGCAGTATTTAAAAGACTTAATTGTGTTCTTCCATAATCAATACCTAATTTAGGATGAATATAATATGTTCCAAATGGAGTGTATGATGCACCTATATTAAGAGTACTAAAATTTAATATTGAAACCTTTTCTTCAGTATTTTGAATTTTATAATTTATGGTAGGCTTGTTGAATAAATAAAATGCTCCACCATATAATTGAAATGAGTTGTTAATATTTATACCAATTTGAGTTGAAAAAATTGGAATATAACTGTCCCCATATTTGGAAATCTTGAATCCTTCTTCAAGATAGAATCCATTATGGGTATTAAATTCTTGGTAAGAATTGCTTGCAAACAAGTTTTGTCTATTTTCTTTTGGATAGGGTATTTCGTACTCATTAGCTTCTTCTTCAATTGAATACGCATTTTCATTTGATGTAAAAAATATAAAAACCATTGATAAATAAACTTTATTATTAAACATTTTCGTTGCTTTCATTTTCCCTAATAACGGTTTCAAGTTCATCTCTTTCTTGTTTAGTTCTCCCTGACTCTTTTACTTCGATTTGATTTTCATTGAAAATAATTGTGACATTGCTTTCTGTATCAATTTTAAGTGGGTATGATTTCAATAAGGCGTTATAACGATTGAATAAATAAATTTGCTTGCATCCAGGTGGTAAATTCACAGCTATAGATTTTCTTATATACTGTGGGACAGTGTAGACTTTAAAAATTTTAAGATCTTTAGTTTTTTTTAAATTTACTAGTTCTTGATAGGAATCATCAAACCATTCTTGATTTGTATATTTAAGTATTTTTTCGTGAAATTCATCTTTTTTTACAACAACTATATCAGTTTCAAATGCAAAGTTATTGTTTGATTCTCTTTTCACCATTGCATTAATTATAAAACTTTTTCCCCAGATATTGTCGGCTGTTTCACAACTAGAGAACAAAATAGAAAATAGTAAAAATGATATGAATGTGACTTTAGTCATTTTATTTTATTCCAATATACATATTTAATTTAGATTAATTCTTAATAAATAATTAAGAATATATTATTTTTTTTAGACAAACTTTTTGTTTCCATAAGATGCTTTTGCCTTCTTATGGAAGGGAGGGAGTTTAAACAGTCTACTTACCTCTGAGATTGAATTAAATACAAAAATGAATCCTAGCTATTTCATATATGTATATTGACTAAATTGCAAGTTTGTTGAGTAGAAAAATAAAGTGATAAAGGAAGTTTCTAAATAAAAGATTGCTCGATAAAATTTTATAATAACTTTTAAATTCAATAAGAGTAAAAATTTAAAAAATTTAGATTAAATTTATGTTGTTTTGATAGCTTTATTTTTATTTTTAAGTTACCATAACTTTTTAAATTTGTTTACTAAATCAAATTATCGTCGTTTTTGTATATTTTGTTTTAAAATGTAATTAATATTTAATAGTTTGCTGAATAAGAAATTATTTCAGCATAAAAATAGCACTAGTGTAGCATAATAGCCTTATTTTAAACCTTCCATTATAATTGTTTGTAAAATATTTTTAATGTACAGCATGCAAGAAGAATTATTAGAATTGGAGTTATTATGAAGCGCTCGCAATGGAGTTCGAAAATTGGATTTATTCTTGCATCTACTGGAGCAACAGTTGGATTGGGGTCAATCTGGAAATTTCCATACGTAACTGCGATGAATGGTGGAGGTGCGTTTTTAATTATTTTTTTACTGATAATATTTACTCTAGGAGTTTCACTTTTATTTGCAGAAATCGCTATTGGACGAGCAGCTAGCTGTGGTGCAGTTGGAGCCTTTCGTAGTTTAGGCGGAAAAAAGTGGTCCTTTATTGGTTATATGGGTGTTGTGTGTGGGTTTATAGTTCTTTCATTTTATAGTGTGATTGGAGGTTGGACTATAGGTTATTTGATGCGTGCGCTTGATGGGCGTGTTATGACAAATGATTCTAAAATTCTTTCGTCTCTATTTAGCAATTATGTTTCGCATCCCTATGAACCAATTATTACACATGGTTTATTTGTTTTATTTACTCTTTTAATCGTTATTTTTGGTGTACAAAAAGGGATCGAACGTGCAAGTAAAGTACTTATGCCAGCATTATTTTTTCTTATGCTTATTTTAATCGTCCGCTCAGTTACATTACCAGGTGCTTTTGCTGGAGTTCTCATCTTATTATCGCCTGACTTTTCAAAAATAAACTCATCCATGATTGTAGAAGCTTTGGGCTTAGCTTTTTTCTCATTATCTGTTGGAGCAGGTTGTATGCTTGCTTATGGCTCGTATCTATCTAAAGGAACAAAGCTAACAAGCGCAATTTTATGGATCACTTCATTGACAATGTTGACTTCAATTTTAGCAGGTCTTATGATTTTTCCTGCTGTGGCTTCATTTGGATTAGATCCTGCTTCTGGTCCAGGCTTAACTTATATGACTATGCCGATCGTTTTTAATCATCTTCCATTTGGCCAATTCTTTGCAATATCATTTTTTTCTCTTCTATTAGTTGCATCATTAACTTCTGCTGTTTCTCTATTAGAGTTAATTATTATTTTTCCTATAGATGAATGGCATTTTGAAAGAAAACATGTAACTGTGACAATTTGTTTTCTTATATTTATAGTTGGCATACCAGCATCTTTATCATTTGGAATTTTATCTGAGTACAAATTTTTTGGCAGAAATATATTTGATTCAATGGATTATCTTGCCACAAATATCCTCCTTCCTTTGGGTGGAATAGGAACAGCACTTTTCACTGGCTGGAAGATATGGCCGCTGATCGAGGATGAATTATCACACTCTCCAAGTATATCTTTGGGTATGAAATGGATATGCAGAATTATTGCTCCTGTTCTTATTGCGCTTATTTTAATATTTAATATTTAAAAAATTTTGTTGCACCGAACTATTATAAGGAGATGTATATGTTCAATGAGAAAATTATCGTTCGAGATAGTCTTGATGAAATATCGTTAAAAAAACTTTTTAACGATGAAGCTTTAGCAATACATATTAAAAAATTTGCAGATGTTAACTTATCAAATAAGTTAACAGAATATTTTCTTGAGCATCCAAAATTAGAATGTCATCCTCACGATCTTAAAAAAGAGAATAAAACTATTTTAGTTGATTATGGGGTAGACCGTGTCGGAGTATCTTATAATACAACTTTTGGTCAAAGCAAAGAGAGTGAAAGTTATAAAAAATATTTTGACGGAGCTTTGCCAGCAATCCGAGATGTGCGTAAAGCATGTTCACCATATTTGGCACCATTTGATAAATTTCGCTTAGAACTAGATGAGATTTGGTCGTATGGAGCAAGTTTAGCAAATTTTGAAGGAAAAAAAATGCATGCAGGTATTGCACGTATTATGAAGAGGCCTGAATTATCCTATTCTGTTGAAAAACAGCCACACTTTGATGGATTACAACAAAAGGAAGTAAAACTATTAGGGCAATATTCAGTAAATATATACATATCTATGCCTGAAATCGGTGGTGAATTGGAGCTTTGGGATGTTCCAGCAATTCCTATAGAAAATTATATAGAAGATTCATCTGAATGTGATTGGCGTGGTATTTTACCTACTTCTCTTATTGTTAGGCCTGAACAAGGTGACTTAATCATGTTTAATACTCGGAAACCGCATGCAATTCGTAGCTTTTCAGCTAACTATCGTGTAACATTACAAAGTTTTATAGGTATATTGCCAGACAAACATTTAATGCTATGGAATTAAATAATGGAGTCTTTGATTAGTCCATTTGCTGTTTTTATTGCTTTAGGAATTGGTGCAGCTGCTCCAATTGGTCCAATAAATATTGAAATAATGCGCCGGCATATAAATATCAGTTGGATCCATGCAGTTATATTTGGCTTGGGAGCCTGCCTTGCGGACTTAATTTTCCTTGCTCTTTTAGGATTAGGGCTTTTGGAGTTATTTTCAAATTCAATTTATATGCCTATTTTTGGAATATTTGGAGCAGCACTCGTTTTTTGGTTTGGTATAATGAGTTTTAGAGCCCCCCCAGCTGAAAGCAAAAGAAAAAGTTTAAATAAATCTTTTGCAAAGCAACTTCTAGATGGAGTTCTGCTCACTTTGTTAAATCCTTACAATGTAATTTTTTGGCTTTCTGTGAGTGCGCAAATTAATAATCTTATTTCAAGTCAGCACTCTTTTTTTATGGGTAGTATCGGAACTCTCACTGGTATATTGATTTGGATTATATTGATTAACTTAATTATCTTCTTTTCTAAGAAAATGCTTACACAAAAAGTTGTTATAATTATAAATCAAGTGAGTGGAGCAATTCTCATATTATTAGCAGGGTATTTTGCTTATAATTCTGTTAAACTTTTGATGTTAAAATTGTGATTTATGGTTAAAATTAATATTAATAAAATAGAGATAGATAATTTTTTTCAAAATATATCTACATATTCTGTTCATTCTCAATCTGCAAGTTTTTATGAAGATGCACTTTATCTTGCCTATAGTGATTTGTCATCTGACTCTGCACAGATCGTTAAACTTACAAGAGAAAATTTTAATAATATTTTAAATGAACATTCTATTATTGCATCTCTTTTAGGATATGATTATGTGCTTCCAGACAAAGTTTCAGAAAATATTCGCAAATTTGCTCTATTTAAAAAAATTGGATTGGAAAAATGTCCTCCTATTAGACTGAGTGGATTTGAAGGTCTTTTTGAGGGGCTTGGACAAATTGTAATAGGTCAGCAAATTTCTGTGGCTGCTGCAAATACGATTAGAACAAATCTTATAAAATGTTTTGGAACAAAAATATCGTTTGATAATGCTGTTACCTTACAAACTTTTCCTTCAGCTTCTATTTTTAAATCTCTTAAAGACCATCAGCTTTCTGATGTTGGCTTGAGTGCAATGAAGCGCAAGTGCTTAAAAGAACTATCAGATTTCTTTTTGAAAAACATATTAGATATTAAAAATGTAATGCTTGGACATGGTGATTTAGTTGCATTCAGAAAAGCCTTAAAAAATATTCATGGCATAGGTGATTGGACACTTGATTGGTTTGAACTTAAAATCATGCGTAACTTTAATTGTATTCCTGTGAGTGATTTTGCAGTTAAAAAATCCTTTCAATGGGCATTAGGTGCAAATGATTTGGCTACTCGTGAGGAAATTGAACAATATTCCATTAAAGTAAAACCTTTTTCGGGCATTTTGTGTCATAATTTATTGTATAGTTATCAAAAGCACATGAGAAGTTTAAAAAAGTGAATGCTTTGACTGAAGGTTTGCATGGAAAATATAAAATCAAATACAATATATTTTAAAGAAGGTTTAGTCGATGCATTACCCATCTGGCTGTCTTTCTTTTTTATGTTTTCATCTCTAGGTTCTCTATGTCATGAAAGTCAATTAAATAATATAAATACTTTGCTAATGACCATGCTTATTTTTGCAGCTCCTGCTCAGCTGGCTCTCATCTATGCCTTTAAGCAAGATGTGAATGTTCTCTATATTACGTTTGTTGTTTTTGTTATTAATTTTCGTTTTTTATTAAATTCTGCAGTACTGGCTCCCTATTTTAAGAAGTCAAAAGCAATTCACTCTATAATTGCTATGTTTATGTTTAGTGCAAGTACTTTTACAGTTGCTTACACTAAATATAAATCGGAAAATATGATGCATGGACACATTGCGTATTTTTATGGTGTCGCAATTCCTAGCTATATTTTTGCTTGCCTTACAACTTTATTTGGCTATTATTTTGTAAAAGATATTACAGATACACGTATTCCACTCATTTTTATGATCGTGATGCCTTTGCATTTTGCAGCGCTGACTGCACGGCGTTATCCTGATATTTTTGCAATTGTAGCAACAGTCAGTGGTTTTCTTACCATGCCTTTCTTGCAACGCTTGCATTTAAAATTTATTGAGCTTGTCTATGCATTAGTAATAGGAGTTCTTTTTTGTGCTTTAGATGCAAGAAAAGAAAGGGCTAAAAATGGATAATGCAATACTGATTGCTATTTTGGCTGCTGCAGTTGTAAATTATATGTTTAAAATTATTCCCATGTTTGTAGTAAGAAACATAGATTTAAAAAAGAATACAATTTTTAAAATCCTTGATTACGCTTCTTGCTGTATCATTGGTGAAATTATTTATTCTGCTGCTTTTAAAAACGCAAGTTTGAAAGTTCTTTGGGATACTAAGACTCTGCTTTATCTGCTTAATATTATTTTTATAATACTATCATTTTATATCTGCATAAAAACTGGATCTATTCTAAAAAGCGTATTTATTTCGTTGAGTCTTTTCACACTTTGTTTGTATGCTTGGACTTTTTAAATCCTTACCTCTTTGGTGGTATAAATCTTTATTTTAAATTTTATAATATTATTTATGGATTTTTCTTGAAATAAAATAATATATTATTTATAAAAGTAAATGAATTTTCTTGTTAGTTATTTTTTTACAAATGGAGATTTTTATGTATATGAATCTAAGTAAATATTTTTTTATTTCTTTAAGTTTTATTTTTATTGGATGTAGTCTTGAACAAGAAAATGCCAAAAGTCTTGGTGAGGTCAAACATATTTATATTGCCAAAAAAGAGACAATTTATGATAGTAAAAACCTATTTGGAAAAGAACTCAAATTAATCGATAATGCTCTTGAACTGTCACAATGTAAAAGAGAAAATAAGAATATTTGTAATTATGTTGTTATTGGTCTTGGTGATCGCTCAAAAATAATACATAGAGCAAATTGTTTGTTTTGTGATACTGAGAGCTATGATAAGCCTCACTATGACAATATAACTAAATTAATAGATGTTAGCAAAAAAAGTCAAACTGTGGAATTAATAATTGGTGATTTTGGAGATATTATAAAAAATAAATTTGAGTTAAGCCTTGAACGTATAGATAGTGAAGCCGATAGAGAGCTTTTGATAAATGTATTTAAGTGAATTACTTCATTGTATGATATTTCTAGGGAGTTAGTGAGATATTTTTCCTTTTCTATTTCTAATAAAATACTTTTTAAAGTCTTTTTACCAATGAATTTCTCTAACTTCTTTTACCCATTTTATTTCTCCTTGGTTTATTATTTTTGATTGAGAAATTAAGGAACTAGTTGAAAATA is a genomic window containing:
- a CDS encoding 2OG-Fe(II) oxygenase, whose amino-acid sequence is MFNEKIIVRDSLDEISLKKLFNDEALAIHIKKFADVNLSNKLTEYFLEHPKLECHPHDLKKENKTILVDYGVDRVGVSYNTTFGQSKESESYKKYFDGALPAIRDVRKACSPYLAPFDKFRLELDEIWSYGASLANFEGKKMHAGIARIMKRPELSYSVEKQPHFDGLQQKEVKLLGQYSVNIYISMPEIGGELELWDVPAIPIENYIEDSSECDWRGILPTSLIVRPEQGDLIMFNTRKPHAIRSFSANYRVTLQSFIGILPDKHLMLWN
- a CDS encoding DotU family type IV/VI secretion system protein is translated as MSNEKIYEPNNNQNLINFFDNSIKKLSEILLKFDDDFTSKSEIIDEKTTQIKIELVNYFNKEMIELKTNRRTHDTQIVEEVIYLVVCLFDDILIHQKSEFAIFWKNSPLEEKIFGSTSGGHVIFDQIDIIIAQPHQKKQELIKLYYSALKIGFQGKYRQISYNNVRQNYVKILSEIIDDFFAENTQLSPPSFLAYNSRIEKYLKIESIYFYIKFITILTIGLLLSGDLCWFITNQFMLHTR
- a CDS encoding sodium-dependent transporter, encoding MKRSQWSSKIGFILASTGATVGLGSIWKFPYVTAMNGGGAFLIIFLLIIFTLGVSLLFAEIAIGRAASCGAVGAFRSLGGKKWSFIGYMGVVCGFIVLSFYSVIGGWTIGYLMRALDGRVMTNDSKILSSLFSNYVSHPYEPIITHGLFVLFTLLIVIFGVQKGIERASKVLMPALFFLMLILIVRSVTLPGAFAGVLILLSPDFSKINSSMIVEALGLAFFSLSVGAGCMLAYGSYLSKGTKLTSAILWITSLTMLTSILAGLMIFPAVASFGLDPASGPGLTYMTMPIVFNHLPFGQFFAISFFSLLLVASLTSAVSLLELIIIFPIDEWHFERKHVTVTICFLIFIVGIPASLSFGILSEYKFFGRNIFDSMDYLATNILLPLGGIGTALFTGWKIWPLIEDELSHSPSISLGMKWICRIIAPVLIALILIFNI
- a CDS encoding AzlC family ABC transporter permease, whose protein sequence is MENIKSNTIYFKEGLVDALPIWLSFFFMFSSLGSLCHESQLNNINTLLMTMLIFAAPAQLALIYAFKQDVNVLYITFVVFVINFRFLLNSAVLAPYFKKSKAIHSIIAMFMFSASTFTVAYTKYKSENMMHGHIAYFYGVAIPSYIFACLTTLFGYYFVKDITDTRIPLIFMIVMPLHFAALTARRYPDIFAIVATVSGFLTMPFLQRLHLKFIELVYALVIGVLFCALDARKERAKNG
- a CDS encoding DNA-3-methyladenine glycosylase family protein produces the protein MVKININKIEIDNFFQNISTYSVHSQSASFYEDALYLAYSDLSSDSAQIVKLTRENFNNILNEHSIIASLLGYDYVLPDKVSENIRKFALFKKIGLEKCPPIRLSGFEGLFEGLGQIVIGQQISVAAANTIRTNLIKCFGTKISFDNAVTLQTFPSASIFKSLKDHQLSDVGLSAMKRKCLKELSDFFLKNILDIKNVMLGHGDLVAFRKALKNIHGIGDWTLDWFELKIMRNFNCIPVSDFAVKKSFQWALGANDLATREEIEQYSIKVKPFSGILCHNLLYSYQKHMRSLKK
- a CDS encoding AzlD domain-containing protein, whose translation is MDNAILIAILAAAVVNYMFKIIPMFVVRNIDLKKNTIFKILDYASCCIIGEIIYSAAFKNASLKVLWDTKTLLYLLNIIFIILSFYICIKTGSILKSVFISLSLFTLCLYAWTF
- a CDS encoding LysE family transporter, translated to MESLISPFAVFIALGIGAAAPIGPINIEIMRRHINISWIHAVIFGLGACLADLIFLALLGLGLLELFSNSIYMPIFGIFGAALVFWFGIMSFRAPPAESKRKSLNKSFAKQLLDGVLLTLLNPYNVIFWLSVSAQINNLISSQHSFFMGSIGTLTGILIWIILINLIIFFSKKMLTQKVVIIINQVSGAILILLAGYFAYNSVKLLMLKL
- the tssK gene encoding type VI secretion system baseplate subunit TssK, encoding MNISFANAPKLVAWKSGEILIPTVLNYALQRSENLNRIRHIKVNKNQYGIFNLTYELNRSYTNSFKIIEIDCIFNDGYEYYYNHKTQTRELIISLNEFEKFATNEAMIYITIPYGNSILENDNEKESRFLKNTPETINHFDEEKTFSILEPNAILQISDYPPINCSYLPIAKINKINGFVEIAEYIPPHIHFKDSSQLIKIIKSLNSLLRKKLEFITKEALLFQNINNTLSYMQCLNKCATLKKTIGILEPLIECDGISPNQLFLECNKILSFVLSFETTDSLPFFINYQHENLLLTFKPLIEKIEKILEAEISEKFVLIKFNKNEKVYSLNISVEFSKKEIIILLKRNKKMNDLELIEWFKTALICENRDFQASKEKRSLGFERNLEAISYDEILKDKYIGFLIKCDFKSHHANNELIIFQTNNLIQNNAPDEILIYQEKTL